A single genomic interval of Chitinophaga sp. 180180018-3 harbors:
- a CDS encoding aspartate kinase has product MKVFKFGGASLESVERIRQVAQIVQSFPDDKILIVISAMAKTTNELEKVAENFFLRKREIAAQLLYNIERTHLNVAEALLGNQEHPLFAQLQQFFTEAEWTLGEKPMRIYDYYYDQLVGLGELLSTAIVSAYFNSIGLHNTWLDVRDVFRTDDNFRDANIDWTYTQRQVTEKVAPLFNITNIVIAQGFIGSTDQNESVTLGREGSDYSAAVFANMLDAESQTIWKDVEGLKNADPKLFPNTVNIPEISYGEVIEMAYYGAQVIHPKTIKPLQNKQIPLLVKCFLDKSLPGTVIKETADTRQLPPIIVLKRNQVLLNITSKDYSFITEDKISDIYEIFHGLKVKINLMQNGAINFSCVIDNNPEKIEQLIKALHQQFKIVYNEGLELLTVRYYHNGLLDELSDGHTILLEQRSPVTIQRLWKK; this is encoded by the coding sequence ATGAAGGTTTTCAAGTTTGGCGGCGCAAGTTTAGAAAGTGTTGAACGTATCCGGCAAGTGGCCCAGATAGTACAGTCATTCCCGGACGATAAGATCCTTATCGTTATATCGGCCATGGCCAAAACCACGAATGAACTGGAAAAAGTGGCGGAAAATTTCTTCCTGCGTAAAAGAGAAATTGCAGCGCAACTGTTGTATAATATCGAGCGAACCCATTTGAATGTGGCAGAGGCCCTGCTGGGAAACCAGGAACATCCCCTGTTTGCGCAGCTGCAGCAGTTTTTCACCGAAGCCGAGTGGACGCTGGGAGAAAAGCCCATGCGCATTTACGATTATTACTATGATCAGCTGGTGGGGCTTGGGGAATTGCTGAGCACTGCTATCGTCAGTGCTTATTTTAACAGCATAGGCTTACATAACACCTGGCTGGATGTCAGGGATGTATTCCGGACGGATGATAACTTCCGGGATGCCAATATCGACTGGACCTATACCCAGCGGCAGGTAACCGAAAAAGTGGCTCCGCTTTTCAATATCACCAATATTGTTATTGCGCAGGGTTTCATTGGCAGCACCGACCAGAATGAAAGTGTTACCCTGGGCAGGGAGGGCAGCGATTATTCCGCAGCTGTTTTCGCCAATATGCTGGATGCTGAAAGCCAAACCATATGGAAAGATGTGGAAGGGCTTAAGAATGCGGATCCAAAACTGTTCCCTAATACTGTTAATATCCCGGAGATCAGTTATGGAGAAGTAATAGAAATGGCGTACTACGGTGCACAGGTCATTCACCCCAAAACCATCAAACCGCTGCAAAACAAGCAGATACCGTTGCTGGTGAAATGTTTTCTCGATAAAAGTCTGCCTGGAACAGTTATCAAAGAAACTGCCGACACCAGACAGTTGCCTCCCATTATAGTACTGAAAAGGAACCAGGTGTTACTGAACATTACTTCCAAGGATTATTCATTTATTACGGAAGATAAGATCAGCGACATTTACGAGATTTTCCACGGTCTTAAAGTGAAGATCAACCTGATGCAGAACGGGGCAATCAATTTTTCGTGTGTAATCGACAACAATCCTGAGAAAATCGAGCAGCTGATCAAAGCCCTGCATCAGCAGTTCAAGATCGTTTACAACGAAGGCCTGGAATTACTGACGGTCCGCTATTACCATAATGGCCTGCTGGATGAGCTCAGTGATGGTCATACGATACTTTTAGAGCAGCGTTCACCCGTTACCATACAACGTCTCTGGAAAAAATAA
- the fbp gene encoding class 1 fructose-bisphosphatase, whose amino-acid sequence MNIKQKVMTLDEFTIQELRNYPGATGQLSGLLRDIGLAAKRVNVEVNKAGIADILGEVGKTNVQGESVKKLDEFANEQLINSLESSIYCCGVASEENENFIAFTDEHSKRSKYVVLMDPLDGSGNIDVNVSIGTIFSVYRRLTPEGTECELEDFLQPGTQQIAAGYIIYGSSTMMVYATRRSVQGFTLDPSIGEFCLSHPNLKCPTDSDIFSVNVGYYYLYEEKIRKSIDYFMARNENDRIYRHRFVGCMVAEIHRTLIQGGIFMYPAFGKYVSGRLRLCYECNPMSFIMEKAGGVAMAHGRQRLLELKPVQLHQRTPIFIGSRSMMEIWQKITNQE is encoded by the coding sequence ATGAATATTAAGCAAAAAGTTATGACCCTGGACGAATTCACTATCCAGGAACTGCGGAATTACCCGGGTGCAACCGGTCAGTTATCCGGCTTGCTGCGGGATATTGGACTTGCCGCCAAACGGGTAAACGTAGAAGTAAACAAGGCAGGTATCGCTGATATATTAGGGGAAGTAGGGAAGACCAATGTGCAGGGGGAATCAGTGAAAAAACTGGACGAATTTGCCAATGAACAATTGATCAACTCATTGGAATCCAGTATCTACTGCTGTGGAGTAGCCTCCGAAGAAAATGAGAATTTTATCGCTTTCACCGATGAGCATTCCAAAAGATCAAAGTATGTGGTATTGATGGACCCTCTCGATGGCTCCGGTAATATCGATGTAAATGTGTCTATCGGAACTATATTTTCCGTGTATCGCCGCCTTACCCCGGAAGGTACTGAGTGTGAACTGGAAGACTTTCTGCAGCCGGGAACGCAGCAGATAGCCGCCGGCTATATCATTTATGGTTCGTCTACCATGATGGTATATGCCACCCGTCGCAGTGTACAGGGCTTTACCCTCGATCCTTCTATCGGAGAGTTCTGCCTTTCACACCCTAACCTGAAATGCCCGACCGATAGCGACATCTTCTCCGTAAACGTAGGCTACTACTATCTTTACGAAGAAAAGATCCGCAAGTCCATCGACTATTTCATGGCAAGGAACGAAAACGACCGGATCTACCGTCACCGTTTCGTGGGCTGTATGGTAGCGGAAATTCATCGCACCCTTATCCAGGGTGGAATCTTTATGTATCCGGCCTTTGGTAAATATGTATCCGGACGATTAAGGCTTTGCTACGAATGCAACCCTATGTCTTTCATCATGGAAAAAGCCGGCGGAGTAGCTATGGCCCATGGCCGCCAACGATTGCTGGAACTCAAGCCGGTGCAACTTCACCAGAGAACACCGATATTTATTGGTTCCCGGAGTATGATGGAAATCTGGCAGAAAATTACGAACCAGGAATAG
- a CDS encoding CAP domain-containing protein — MSILKNQRIFVLLVAMLAVFQVSACARGVHRADSSNGGGSLEEEILYYTNKFRQSKGLKPLQLDPLISQQARNHSRDMASGNTGFGHEGFEERVAYISKKMGRVASAAENVAYGTLDAEAVVNGWIKSPGHRRNMLGDYNLIGIGTAEKGRLTFFTQVFIKQ; from the coding sequence ATGTCGATTTTGAAGAACCAGCGGATCTTTGTGTTATTGGTAGCCATGTTGGCCGTTTTCCAGGTAAGCGCCTGCGCACGGGGTGTTCACCGGGCCGACAGCAGTAACGGGGGAGGTAGTCTGGAAGAGGAAATTCTTTACTACACCAACAAATTCCGCCAATCCAAGGGCCTGAAGCCATTGCAGCTCGATCCCCTCATCAGCCAGCAGGCGCGTAATCACAGTCGCGATATGGCCAGCGGGAATACAGGTTTCGGTCACGAAGGATTTGAAGAACGTGTAGCCTATATCTCCAAAAAAATGGGTCGCGTTGCCAGCGCGGCAGAAAATGTTGCCTACGGTACGCTCGATGCTGAAGCTGTGGTAAATGGCTGGATCAAAAGTCCCGGACACCGCAGGAATATGCTGGGCGACTATAACCTGATCGGTATTGGTACCGCTGAAAAGGGACGACTAACATTCTTTACACAGGTGTTCATTAAGCAATAG
- a CDS encoding ABC transporter ATP-binding protein, with protein sequence MEKKKIIEVKNLVKKYGEFTAVKGISFEVFEGEIFGLLGPNGAGKSTTLEIIETLRDKTEGKVIVGGFDLDKDPNDIKKIIGVQLQSSGYYPGLNLVELIEMFGGLYNQPVEPLKLLGMFNLEDKARAKYKELSGGQKQRFSIATTLINKPQIIFLDEPTTGLDPQARRNLWDLILQVRSQGTTVVITTHYMDEAEFLCDRCAIVDSGQIIAIDSPDGLIDKLVSSGFERKKEVKKANLEDVFIHLTGKDLREE encoded by the coding sequence ATGGAAAAGAAAAAGATCATCGAGGTAAAGAACCTGGTGAAGAAATATGGGGAGTTTACCGCTGTTAAAGGGATCAGCTTTGAGGTATTTGAAGGCGAAATATTCGGTTTGCTGGGCCCCAATGGCGCCGGTAAATCTACTACGCTGGAGATTATTGAGACCCTCCGCGATAAAACAGAGGGTAAAGTGATAGTAGGAGGGTTCGACCTGGATAAAGATCCGAATGATATCAAAAAGATTATTGGCGTACAGCTACAGAGTTCCGGCTACTATCCGGGGCTAAACCTGGTAGAGCTGATAGAGATGTTTGGCGGATTGTATAACCAGCCGGTAGAGCCGCTGAAGCTTTTAGGGATGTTCAACCTGGAAGACAAGGCCCGGGCTAAGTACAAAGAGCTTTCCGGAGGCCAGAAACAACGCTTCTCTATTGCCACTACGCTGATCAATAAGCCGCAGATCATATTCCTCGATGAACCTACAACAGGGCTCGATCCCCAGGCCAGGCGCAACCTCTGGGATCTGATCCTGCAGGTGCGCAGTCAGGGTACTACCGTGGTGATTACCACCCACTATATGGATGAGGCGGAGTTTCTGTGCGATCGTTGTGCGATTGTTGACAGCGGCCAGATTATCGCCATTGATTCCCCCGATGGCCTGATCGATAAGCTGGTATCTTCCGGATTTGAAAGGAAGAAAGAGGTGAAGAAAGCTAACCTGGAAGATGTATTTATTCATCTGACCGGGAAAGATCTGAGGGAAGAATAA
- a CDS encoding YfiT family bacillithiol transferase, which produces MEALQYPIGRFEPLPDYTPAMVQGFIKDIQYLPQLMEIAIQHMDEYQLQTPYRPGGWTVAQVVHHVADSHMNGYTRMKLALTEEAPVIKSYEEGAWALLPDVAQTPVNVSVTLLHALHTRWTNLMLHLTPAEWERTFIHPANGTRHNLKTHAANYAWHGKHHLEHILRLKERMSW; this is translated from the coding sequence ATGGAAGCCTTGCAATATCCTATCGGACGTTTTGAACCGTTGCCAGACTATACACCTGCCATGGTACAGGGTTTTATTAAAGATATCCAATACCTGCCCCAGCTAATGGAAATAGCAATCCAGCATATGGACGAATACCAGCTGCAAACACCTTATCGCCCCGGAGGCTGGACAGTGGCGCAGGTAGTACACCATGTGGCAGATAGCCATATGAATGGCTATACCCGCATGAAACTGGCACTTACAGAAGAGGCACCTGTTATAAAATCATACGAGGAAGGAGCATGGGCCCTGTTACCTGATGTGGCGCAGACGCCTGTTAATGTGTCTGTTACATTGTTACATGCGTTGCATACCCGTTGGACTAACCTGATGCTGCACCTGACACCGGCTGAATGGGAACGCACTTTTATTCATCCGGCCAACGGCACCAGGCATAACCTGAAAACACACGCAGCTAACTATGCCTGGCACGGAAAACATCACCTGGAGCATATATTGCGACTGAAGGAAAGAATGTCATGGTAA
- a CDS encoding NUDIX hydrolase, with amino-acid sequence MEWKLLSSKYLFKDNWLTARIDTCETPTGKIIEPYYVLEYNDWVNGVGIREDGQVIMIRQFRQGIGRTLLEIPGGTMDATDPDPLFAMKREMLEETGYEFKEWVSLGSIAPNTAAANNYTHMFLATGGVKVQDQELDHNEEIEVVLMPLEELQQLLLENKIVHSLHTTCIFYALLHLGKMAMK; translated from the coding sequence ATGGAATGGAAACTACTCTCATCTAAATACTTGTTCAAAGACAACTGGCTTACGGCAAGGATCGATACATGTGAAACTCCCACAGGGAAAATTATTGAGCCTTATTATGTACTGGAATACAACGATTGGGTAAATGGTGTTGGTATCCGGGAAGACGGGCAGGTAATCATGATCCGCCAGTTCCGCCAGGGAATAGGCAGAACATTGCTCGAAATACCCGGAGGAACTATGGACGCTACCGATCCGGATCCTCTTTTTGCGATGAAGCGGGAAATGCTGGAAGAAACCGGTTATGAATTTAAAGAATGGGTGTCGTTGGGATCAATTGCGCCCAACACCGCCGCTGCCAATAATTATACACATATGTTCCTGGCAACAGGAGGCGTGAAGGTACAGGACCAGGAACTGGATCATAATGAAGAAATAGAAGTTGTGCTGATGCCACTGGAAGAGTTGCAGCAACTTCTGTTGGAAAATAAGATCGTGCATAGCCTGCATACTACCTGTATCTTCTATGCGTTGCTGCATCTCGGCAAAATGGCGATGAAATAG
- a CDS encoding folylpolyglutamate synthase/dihydrofolate synthase family protein: MATYQETLDYLYAQLPMFTRVGAAALKKDLHNTLALLEQSGHPEKGFKSIHVAGTNGKGSSSHMLAAVFQQAGYKTGLYTSPHLLDFRERIRVNGQMIAEDFVVRFTEDMRQHIADIRPSFFEMTVAMAFSYFQAEKVDIAIIETGLGGRLDSTNVIIPELSLITNISYDHKQILGDTLPLIAAEKAGIIKTGVPVVISETQSEVQEVFTDTAKSLQAPIHFADQEWMEYSNAIAGTHLDITLMDKRHEQMQHFRLDLNGQYQEKNLMGVLSSIKILQQQGWQISAEHITQALAHVKKLTGLRGRWEVVKEHPLTVLDVGHNEAGIREIVQQLGHVNYQQLHIVVGFVKDKEVEKVLPLFPSSAHYYFCKANIPRALDDVALAGMAAEHGLQGNAYSSVQEALKAAKQHAQPDDMILVCGSFFIVAEVM, translated from the coding sequence ATGGCTACGTATCAAGAAACCTTAGACTATCTATACGCACAGCTGCCTATGTTCACGAGAGTAGGGGCTGCTGCACTAAAAAAAGATCTGCATAATACACTCGCGTTACTCGAACAATCGGGGCATCCTGAAAAAGGATTTAAGAGTATTCATGTTGCGGGTACCAATGGCAAGGGCTCTTCCAGCCATATGCTGGCAGCGGTTTTTCAGCAGGCCGGCTACAAAACGGGGCTGTATACTTCTCCTCACCTGCTTGATTTCCGCGAACGTATTCGTGTAAACGGACAAATGATAGCAGAGGATTTTGTAGTCCGGTTCACGGAAGATATGCGCCAGCATATCGCGGATATACGCCCCTCCTTTTTTGAAATGACAGTTGCAATGGCATTCAGTTACTTCCAGGCTGAGAAAGTAGATATTGCTATTATTGAAACCGGATTGGGTGGCCGGTTAGACAGCACCAATGTTATTATTCCCGAGCTTTCGCTTATCACCAATATCAGCTACGACCACAAACAGATATTAGGAGATACTTTACCCTTAATTGCGGCGGAGAAGGCCGGTATCATCAAAACCGGCGTTCCGGTGGTGATCAGTGAAACCCAGTCGGAGGTACAGGAAGTGTTTACAGATACGGCGAAATCGCTCCAGGCCCCCATTCATTTTGCGGACCAGGAATGGATGGAGTATTCCAACGCTATAGCAGGTACGCACCTGGATATCACATTAATGGATAAACGCCATGAGCAGATGCAGCATTTCCGGCTGGATCTCAATGGACAGTACCAGGAAAAGAACCTGATGGGGGTGTTGTCTTCCATAAAAATATTACAGCAGCAAGGGTGGCAGATTTCTGCAGAACATATTACTCAGGCGCTGGCCCACGTAAAGAAACTTACCGGATTAAGGGGACGTTGGGAAGTGGTGAAAGAACATCCGCTTACCGTGTTGGATGTAGGACATAACGAAGCGGGTATCCGGGAGATAGTACAACAACTGGGGCATGTAAATTATCAGCAACTGCACATTGTTGTAGGGTTTGTGAAAGATAAGGAAGTAGAGAAAGTCTTACCGCTATTTCCATCTTCCGCACATTATTATTTCTGTAAAGCCAATATCCCCCGGGCACTTGATGATGTGGCACTTGCCGGAATGGCGGCTGAACATGGGTTGCAGGGCAATGCTTATTCGTCCGTTCAGGAGGCATTGAAAGCCGCCAAACAACACGCCCAGCCAGACGATATGATATTGGTATGCGGTAGTTTCTTTATTGTAGCCGAGGTGATGTAA
- a CDS encoding DUF5723 family protein, with protein sequence MTGTLNRIILSTAAVLLLQQTAVAQSFPGYNNSNYAGIYGVLSNPASAAGYRYKWDVNIIGADVNAGNTYVSMPKSKLLHMPDTLRLNRDYFLDQGANRLQNGWAMGEVVLPSVLYAIDPKQSVSFVWRMRSSGNAGNVPTPIANFFGINYPNPDYTMKSLSIRQVDASAHVWHELGLSYARVLKETYSGRLKGGITLKLLSGVSAGYASAKDINFTLNNRRDASITSGTLSYAYNKEMDQWQSPVQRNLQLFHNAGIGADIGFIYEYRPDNGGFGAYNDDDADDYKFRIGVSVTDIGRIKYTKAPINTDLSLVKDHVVPNDLEYKHKESLQQYARRLNQYFTPLPTDSTFAMTLPTALNLMGDYNIDGRFFVSANAVIALTAGRKNIAKTYALTNFSITPRYETRWFGAYLPLTINHNGQADVGAGVRVGPLLLGSSTIFTNLFEKRIDHAAVYVALRLNSAMFERSGRSRNRQLDCPKL encoded by the coding sequence ATGACTGGAACACTAAACCGTATCATTTTATCTACCGCTGCTGTGTTATTACTGCAGCAAACTGCTGTGGCACAATCATTCCCCGGATACAACAACAGCAATTACGCCGGTATTTATGGTGTACTCTCCAACCCTGCCAGTGCAGCGGGCTACCGTTATAAATGGGATGTAAATATCATAGGGGCAGATGTCAATGCCGGGAATACTTATGTAAGCATGCCCAAGTCGAAATTATTGCACATGCCGGATACCCTTCGCCTTAACAGGGACTATTTCCTGGACCAGGGCGCCAACCGGCTGCAGAATGGCTGGGCCATGGGAGAAGTTGTGCTACCTTCGGTTTTATATGCGATCGATCCGAAGCAGTCTGTTTCTTTCGTTTGGCGTATGCGCAGCAGCGGCAATGCCGGTAACGTGCCTACTCCTATCGCAAACTTTTTCGGGATTAACTATCCCAACCCCGACTACACCATGAAGAGCCTAAGTATCCGGCAGGTGGATGCTTCTGCTCATGTCTGGCACGAACTGGGACTGAGCTATGCCCGTGTATTGAAAGAAACATACAGCGGACGCCTGAAGGGAGGTATTACCCTCAAATTACTGAGCGGTGTGTCTGCCGGTTATGCCTCCGCGAAGGATATCAATTTCACCCTTAATAACAGGCGGGATGCCAGCATTACCAGTGGTACACTATCTTATGCATACAATAAGGAAATGGATCAGTGGCAATCGCCCGTACAGCGCAACCTCCAGCTGTTTCACAACGCTGGTATCGGTGCAGATATCGGATTCATTTATGAGTACCGGCCTGATAACGGTGGCTTTGGTGCCTACAACGACGATGACGCTGACGATTACAAATTTCGTATAGGAGTTTCCGTTACCGACATTGGCAGGATCAAATATACCAAGGCGCCGATCAATACCGACCTTAGTCTGGTCAAAGACCATGTAGTGCCCAACGACCTTGAATATAAACATAAGGAGAGCCTGCAACAGTATGCACGGCGGTTGAACCAGTACTTTACTCCTCTGCCCACTGATTCTACTTTTGCCATGACATTGCCCACGGCGCTGAATCTGATGGGAGACTATAATATCGACGGCCGCTTCTTCGTCAGTGCCAACGCTGTAATTGCACTGACGGCAGGCAGGAAAAACATTGCCAAAACATACGCCCTGACCAATTTCAGCATCACTCCCCGCTATGAAACCAGGTGGTTTGGCGCTTATCTGCCACTCACCATCAATCACAACGGACAGGCGGATGTGGGTGCAGGTGTGCGGGTAGGTCCTTTACTACTGGGATCCAGCACTATATTTACCAATCTCTTCGAAAAGCGTATCGACCATGCTGCCGTTTATGTTGCGTTACGCCTGAACTCAGCCATGTTTGAGCGGAGCGGAAGAAGCCGGAACCGGCAGTTGGATTGCCCGAAGTTGTAG
- a CDS encoding MFS transporter translates to MNLVRQTVRLYQNAYTGLSPATWWLSLVLLINRSGTMVIPFMTVYLTQHLHFSIAQAGLVMACFGSGAIVGALLGGWLSDKIGFYQVQFWSLFSNGLLFILLGQMRTFEQICICVFVMSSVGDAFRPANSIAIAAYSAPENRTRSYALNRLAVNLGWSVGPAVGGILASFSYQLLFWVDGFTCMAAAILMRIFLPPVPAPPKVKTAARPKEDKVWHDHIYIWFLFFGMINSICLFQFSSIVPLYFKDVLHLEEWAIGLNMSLNGILIALVEMVMVYRLEGTRPNLYFVARGALVVCIAYLLLCVLPPYWALASAFMIVITFGEMFCLPFMNSFWIGRSRDHNRGQYAALYTISYSLANIVSPTTGAFVVDHLGFKLWWAITAIGCVLSGAGFWWLQKKLGSQIAPKPRLSEAGR, encoded by the coding sequence ATGAACCTTGTCCGACAAACCGTTCGTCTCTATCAAAATGCCTATACTGGCTTGTCTCCGGCCACCTGGTGGCTGTCTCTGGTGTTGCTGATCAACAGGAGCGGCACGATGGTCATTCCTTTTATGACCGTATATCTCACTCAACATTTACACTTCAGTATTGCCCAGGCCGGCCTGGTGATGGCCTGCTTTGGCTCCGGCGCCATTGTTGGCGCGTTACTGGGCGGGTGGCTGTCCGATAAAATAGGTTTCTACCAGGTACAGTTCTGGAGCCTATTCTCTAACGGTTTATTATTCATTTTATTGGGTCAGATGCGCACCTTTGAGCAAATATGTATTTGTGTATTTGTCATGAGCTCTGTAGGCGACGCCTTCCGCCCCGCGAACAGTATTGCCATAGCTGCCTACAGCGCCCCCGAGAACCGCACCCGGTCTTATGCCCTGAACCGCCTCGCGGTAAACCTTGGCTGGTCCGTAGGCCCCGCTGTCGGCGGTATCCTGGCCAGTTTCAGCTATCAGCTGCTGTTCTGGGTAGATGGTTTCACCTGTATGGCTGCTGCCATACTCATGCGGATCTTCCTGCCTCCGGTGCCAGCACCGCCAAAGGTGAAAACTGCCGCCAGGCCTAAGGAAGACAAAGTCTGGCACGATCACATATACATCTGGTTCCTCTTTTTTGGGATGATAAATTCCATTTGCCTGTTCCAGTTTTCCAGTATTGTTCCCCTGTATTTCAAGGATGTTTTGCACCTTGAAGAATGGGCGATAGGACTGAATATGTCGCTCAATGGCATCCTTATCGCTTTGGTGGAAATGGTGATGGTATACCGCCTCGAAGGTACCCGTCCAAACCTTTATTTCGTGGCCCGTGGCGCGCTGGTGGTATGTATAGCATATCTGCTGCTTTGCGTACTGCCTCCATACTGGGCGCTGGCTTCAGCGTTTATGATCGTGATCACCTTCGGCGAAATGTTCTGCCTGCCGTTTATGAACAGTTTTTGGATCGGACGCAGCCGGGATCATAACCGCGGACAATACGCCGCATTGTATACCATCTCGTATTCTCTGGCAAATATTGTATCGCCTACCACCGGTGCTTTCGTGGTAGATCACCTGGGATTTAAGCTCTGGTGGGCCATTACAGCAATCGGGTGCGTGCTGTCAGGAGCTGGCTTCTGGTGGCTCCAGAAGAAGCTGGGCAGTCAGATAGCTCCTAAACCCAGGCTTTCAGAAGCGGGCAGATGA
- a CDS encoding AraC family transcriptional regulator encodes MKVIQFTVPVAEEGAVVVQEDILPYFYNYLHRHKEAQVTLIIKGEGTLIAGNYTQPFKAGDIYVIGANQPHMFKGDARYFENIQEKNIHAIHIFFDHENALQGLFSLKEMEPVRKFLQLSANSMQLPAEHSEKIGAEILKVSQLSGAERLLTFVNMLVYFAKQVKNWKSLSTGFSRHSYSESEGLRMNDIYQYTLEHYAENITLGQIAGVAHLTTYAFCKYFKKHTRKTYLEFLNEIRINVACKNIINGDYDSIAAVAYATGYNNPITFNRVFRKVTGMSPTAYAKQYRFAEVY; translated from the coding sequence ATGAAAGTGATCCAATTTACCGTTCCCGTGGCCGAAGAAGGTGCTGTAGTGGTACAGGAAGATATACTTCCTTACTTCTATAACTACCTGCACAGGCATAAAGAGGCACAAGTGACGTTGATTATAAAGGGAGAAGGCACATTGATTGCAGGCAATTATACCCAGCCCTTCAAAGCAGGCGACATATACGTAATCGGGGCCAACCAGCCGCATATGTTCAAGGGTGATGCCCGCTATTTTGAAAACATACAGGAAAAGAACATCCACGCCATCCATATTTTCTTTGATCATGAAAACGCCCTGCAGGGCCTGTTTTCACTGAAAGAAATGGAACCTGTCCGGAAGTTCCTCCAGCTATCGGCCAACAGCATGCAACTACCTGCAGAGCACAGCGAAAAAATCGGGGCGGAAATTCTGAAGGTATCGCAACTCAGTGGCGCCGAGCGGTTACTGACATTCGTTAACATGCTGGTGTATTTTGCTAAACAGGTGAAGAACTGGAAATCTTTATCCACCGGCTTCTCCAGGCATTCTTACAGTGAGTCGGAAGGGCTCCGCATGAATGATATCTACCAGTATACACTGGAGCACTATGCAGAAAATATTACGCTGGGGCAGATTGCCGGAGTAGCGCATCTGACTACTTATGCTTTCTGTAAGTATTTCAAGAAACACACCCGTAAAACCTATCTCGAATTCCTGAATGAGATCAGGATCAATGTAGCGTGTAAGAATATTATCAATGGTGATTACGACAGTATTGCTGCAGTGGCTTATGCCACCGGCTACAACAATCCCATTACTTTCAACCGGGTTTTCCGCAAAGTAACCGGGATGTCGCCCACTGCCTACGCAAAGCAATATAGGTTCGCGGAAGTGTACTAG